One Candidatus Omnitrophota bacterium genomic region harbors:
- a CDS encoding transketolase family protein has translation MTELLYQRDVYGKTLVELGKVNPNIVVMDADLSSSTRTSLFARDFPKRFFNMGVAEQNMMAAAAGLASCGKQVFVSTFAIFATGRAWDQVRNSICYNNFNVKIVATHAGVSVGPDGSSHQALEDIALMQVIPNMNIIVPCDGPQTREALLAVAQSKGPCYIRLGRAKVPTLENKGEFKIGKAQVLTQGNDVAIVACGTMVNESLAAVANLKAKGVKARLINMHTIKPLDTDVLLDAARSTKGIVVCEEHSTIGGLASSVDALLAERHPTKILSIGIKARFGQSGEPEELFKEYNITAGDIEKAAQAIVSG, from the coding sequence ATGACGGAATTACTTTATCAGCGCGATGTGTACGGCAAGACCCTGGTGGAATTAGGCAAGGTTAACCCGAATATTGTGGTTATGGACGCGGATCTTTCCAGCTCCACCCGGACCAGCCTTTTTGCCAGGGATTTCCCAAAGAGGTTTTTCAATATGGGCGTGGCTGAACAGAATATGATGGCTGCCGCCGCAGGGTTGGCCAGCTGCGGCAAGCAGGTTTTTGTTTCCACCTTCGCCATATTCGCCACAGGACGGGCCTGGGATCAGGTCAGGAATTCCATATGCTACAACAATTTTAACGTCAAGATAGTCGCGACCCACGCCGGTGTCAGCGTAGGCCCCGACGGGTCAAGCCATCAGGCGCTGGAGGATATCGCCTTGATGCAGGTGATCCCCAATATGAACATAATCGTTCCTTGCGACGGGCCGCAGACCCGTGAGGCGCTGCTTGCCGTCGCTCAGTCCAAAGGCCCCTGCTACATCCGTTTAGGCCGGGCGAAAGTCCCCACCCTGGAGAATAAAGGAGAATTCAAGATCGGCAAGGCGCAGGTCCTGACCCAGGGAAATGACGTGGCTATCGTTGCCTGCGGGACCATGGTCAATGAATCATTGGCCGCGGTCGCCAACCTTAAGGCAAAAGGCGTAAAGGCCAGGTTGATAAATATGCATACCATAAAACCGCTGGACACGGATGTCCTGTTGGACGCGGCCCGCTCCACTAAAGGGATCGTGGTTTGCGAAGAGCACAGCACCATCGGCGGCCTGGCTTCCAGCGTCGATGCCCTGCTCGCCGAGCGGCATCCGACAAAGATCCTGAGCATAGGGATAAAAGCGCGGTTCGGCCAATCCGGAGAACCGGAAGAATTATTCAAAGAATATAATATTACCGCCGGCGACATAGAAAAAGCGGCGCAAGCCATAGTCTCAGGTTAA
- a CDS encoding transketolase yields MEYSDDKIKGLELQAKDIRRLIVRMLGKACSGHPGGSLSSTDLVTALFFEALKHKPQEPNWPDRDRFHMSKGHCCPLWYAALAESGYFPQEKLFTLRQLGSMLQGHPDRRTPGVESASGSLGQGLSVSLGIALAARLDGKDYRVYCLMGDGEIQEGNVWEAAMAISHYKCDNVCAILDYNGFQIDGKNSEVMGLEPVAAKWQAFGWHTIEIDGHNMRQILGAYDQAKTVKGKPTIIIARTTKGKGVSFMENVVGFHGCAPTPEQVEKALKELE; encoded by the coding sequence ATGGAATATTCGGACGATAAAATAAAGGGGTTGGAACTCCAGGCTAAGGATATCCGCAGGCTTATTGTGCGGATGCTGGGCAAGGCCTGCTCCGGGCATCCCGGAGGAAGCCTTTCTTCCACTGACCTGGTCACCGCGTTGTTCTTTGAGGCCCTTAAGCATAAGCCTCAGGAGCCTAACTGGCCGGATCGCGACCGTTTTCATATGTCTAAAGGGCATTGCTGCCCGTTATGGTACGCGGCGCTTGCCGAATCAGGATATTTCCCGCAGGAGAAGCTGTTCACCTTGCGTCAGCTGGGTTCGATGCTCCAAGGCCATCCCGACCGCCGCACCCCGGGAGTGGAATCCGCTTCCGGATCGTTGGGCCAGGGGTTGTCCGTTTCCTTGGGGATCGCGCTTGCCGCCAGGCTTGACGGAAAAGATTACCGTGTTTACTGCCTGATGGGCGACGGCGAGATACAGGAAGGCAATGTCTGGGAAGCGGCTATGGCGATCAGCCACTACAAATGCGACAATGTCTGCGCTATATTGGATTATAACGGTTTTCAGATAGACGGGAAGAACAGCGAGGTAATGGGGCTTGAGCCGGTTGCTGCCAAGTGGCAGGCGTTCGGCTGGCATACTATAGAGATCGACGGGCATAATATGCGCCAGATCCTCGGCGCCTACGATCAGGCGAAGACGGTAAAAGGCAAGCCTACGATAATCATCGCCCGTACCACAAAAGGCAAGGGTGTGTCTTTCATGGAGAATGTGGTCGGCTTTCACGGATGCGCGCCTACACCCGAACAGGTGGAAAAGGCGTTAAAGGAACTGGAATAA
- a CDS encoding septation protein SpoVG family protein, producing the protein MEITEVRVFLKDSQDKKLKAYATVTFDNAFVVRNIKVIQGTNGVFIAMPSRKVKQPCHKCNFKNEFRSKFCNQCGAQLPVSSQPAVPEMNAQAEHKDIAHPITQQFRDYLQKKVLDAYEQEVKKGPAASTTHEEV; encoded by the coding sequence ATGGAGATCACCGAGGTCAGGGTATTTCTTAAGGATTCGCAGGATAAGAAACTTAAGGCCTACGCCACAGTTACTTTCGACAATGCATTCGTAGTCAGGAATATAAAAGTGATCCAGGGGACTAACGGGGTATTCATCGCCATGCCTTCCCGCAAAGTCAAGCAGCCCTGCCATAAGTGCAATTTTAAGAATGAGTTCCGTTCCAAGTTTTGTAACCAGTGCGGCGCGCAATTACCTGTATCCAGCCAACCGGCAGTCCCGGAGATGAACGCCCAGGCTGAACATAAAGATATCGCGCATCCGATAACCCAGCAATTCCGGGATTATCTGCAAAAGAAAGTCCTGGATGCGTATGAACAGGAAGTGAAAAAAGGCCCTGCTGCTTCCACTACCCATGAGGAAGTATAA
- the ispE gene encoding 4-(cytidine 5'-diphospho)-2-C-methyl-D-erythritol kinase, whose amino-acid sequence MLTFNSYAKINLYLSVLNKRPDNYHDINSLFERISLSDRITLTPLKKNTIELYSNERSLPCDASNLAFKAAKLLKDEFKVAKGVRIRLTKRIPIGAGLGGGSSNAAYVLMGLNKLWGLKLSRQRLSRLGAKLGSDIPFFIQDLSFGLVSSRGEKIKPVPELSGLHLWHILVVPRINVPTPFIYNKLDDLRKSGLTIRVSDGKLITLVLKNKDFSGLNKALFNDLEAVTLRFYPEVVKIKKAILHFGANPTLMSGSGPAVFSIFSSRKDAVRLFGQLKEKHRLWRIFLVRTV is encoded by the coding sequence GTGCTTACCTTTAATTCTTACGCCAAAATAAACCTGTATCTGTCCGTCCTGAACAAGCGCCCGGATAACTACCACGATATAAACAGCCTTTTTGAGCGAATCAGCCTTTCCGACCGTATCACGCTTACCCCGCTTAAGAAAAACACCATAGAGCTTTATTCGAACGAAAGATCATTGCCTTGCGACGCCTCCAATCTTGCTTTTAAGGCCGCGAAGTTATTAAAGGATGAATTCAAGGTCGCAAAAGGCGTGCGCATCCGCTTGACCAAGCGCATTCCTATAGGAGCGGGATTAGGCGGAGGCTCGAGCAATGCCGCGTATGTGCTTATGGGCTTGAACAAGCTCTGGGGCTTGAAACTCAGCCGTCAGCGTTTAAGCCGATTAGGCGCGAAATTAGGCAGCGACATACCATTTTTCATCCAGGACCTTAGTTTCGGCCTGGTCAGCTCAAGAGGAGAGAAGATAAAGCCGGTTCCGGAGCTTTCCGGGCTTCATTTATGGCATATCCTGGTTGTTCCACGGATAAACGTGCCCACCCCGTTTATATATAACAAATTGGACGATCTGCGTAAATCCGGGTTGACAATTAGGGTTTCCGATGGTAAACTAATAACTTTAGTATTGAAAAATAAGGATTTTTCCGGTTTAAACAAAGCGCTTTTTAATGATTTGGAAGCGGTTACCCTGCGTTTTTATCCGGAAGTGGTAAAAATAAAGAAAGCGATCCTCCATTTCGGCGCTAATCCGACATTAATGTCCGGAAGCGGTCCGGCGGTTTTTAGTATTTTCTCTTCTCGAAAGGATGCTGTGCGTTTATTCGGGCAGCTGAAAGAGAAACACCGTCTCTGGCGTATCTTTCTGGTTAGGACAGTTTGA